The genomic DNA GCGCTTCTTTATCTCCTCAGCGAGAGTACTCTTGCCGCTCCCGGGAAGGCCAGTCAACCACACCCCTATCGCTTTCATGTAACGACATCTTACCACAAACCGGAGGCGTCTTCATTCCTCCAACTGCGAGCTCTTCCGCTCCCCGACGGCGCACTATTGTGGTATACTACGTGAATCTTTTCTTACTGGTTTTAGTGCAGTGTCCCATGAAAAAACACTACGCGATAGGAATCGATCTCGGCGGCACTAATCTGAGGGTGGCCTTAGTCTCTGAGGACGGTGAGATCATCAATAAGAGAAAACTGCCTTCTATCGAACAGGTCGAGGAGTCTCTCCTGCGCTCTGCGGAAGAAGTTTTCACGGACGGGGTAGTCGGAATAGGTTTGGGAGTGGCAGGATTGATAGACAGGGAAAGATTCAGGGTAGCTGTTTCGCCGAATCTCCCGGCGGTCGAAGGGGTGGACTTCAACGCGCTGTTTCAGGATAGATTCCGGGTACCGGTCTTTATCGAAAATGATGCAAATGTAGCCGCCCTCGGTGAGAAATGGGCGGGCGCGGGAAGGGACTTTAAGAGCTTTGTCCTCCTCACCCTAGGGACCGGCATCGGCAGCGGAATAATCTATGACGGAAGGCTCATGAACGTCGCTGCCGAGGTCGGCCACATGAGCATCATCG from Thermodesulfovibrionales bacterium includes the following:
- a CDS encoding ROK family protein, translated to MKKHYAIGIDLGGTNLRVALVSEDGEIINKRKLPSIEQVEESLLRSAEEVFTDGVVGIGLGVAGLIDRERFRVAVSPNLPAVEGVDFNALFQDRFRVPVFIENDANVAALGEKWAGAGRDFKSFVLLTLGTGIGSGIIYDGRLMNVAAEVGHMSIIANGVKCSCGGIGCLESYAAAKAILGYAVTALEHGSESMLRELHNGNIYKLTGEDIYKAALEGDNLSRDVLKEAGRYLGVGISNIINIFSPEAIILSGGLIGAWNIYVQEAIKEASRRTLKHLFDRVKIIPSSLGDNAGIVGSACLALAATHER